A genomic segment from Pseudomonas mendocina encodes:
- a CDS encoding 5-carboxymethyl-2-hydroxymuconate Delta-isomerase: MPHCLIEAAREVSELIAPQELVQLVHDQAADSGLFQPGEVKVRLSLYEHHCVGGEPGLFVHLVFYVLAGRSDADKRALSRRIVRALVARLPQVPAISLDMRDIRRETFSNRRNCLED; encoded by the coding sequence ATGCCGCATTGCCTGATCGAAGCTGCCCGCGAGGTAAGTGAGCTGATTGCGCCGCAGGAACTGGTGCAACTGGTGCATGACCAGGCGGCCGACAGTGGTCTGTTCCAGCCTGGTGAGGTCAAGGTGCGTTTGAGCCTGTACGAGCATCACTGTGTTGGCGGCGAGCCGGGTCTGTTCGTGCATCTGGTCTTCTACGTGCTGGCCGGCCGTAGTGATGCGGACAAGCGCGCCCTGTCCCGGCGTATCGTGCGGGCGCTGGTGGCGCGCCTGCCGCAGGTGCCGGCGATATCGCTGGATATGCGGGATATTCGTCGAGAGACCTTTAGCAATCGGCGCAATTGCCTGGAGGATTAA
- a CDS encoding NADPH-dependent FMN reductase, whose protein sequence is MQDRIRLVLIYGSVREERFCDQVVAWAREQIEQRSEFELSLVDPAVMFRQAGEAQAVAEQRHQSLQHLLRADAFLIVTPEYNHGYPAALKQFIDEVPASWEARPVGFVSYGGVSGGLRAVEQLRQVLAELHAMTVRSSVSFTNAWEQFDDQGRLSEPRRANSAMAHTLVQLNWWAQTLRAGRERVPYERIRG, encoded by the coding sequence ATGCAGGACCGCATTCGACTGGTACTGATTTACGGCAGTGTGCGTGAAGAGCGCTTCTGTGATCAGGTGGTGGCCTGGGCGCGTGAGCAGATCGAGCAACGTAGTGAGTTCGAGCTGAGCCTTGTCGATCCGGCCGTGATGTTCCGCCAGGCGGGTGAAGCGCAAGCCGTTGCCGAGCAACGCCATCAGTCGCTGCAGCATCTGCTGCGCGCCGACGCCTTTCTGATTGTCACCCCGGAGTACAACCACGGCTATCCGGCGGCGCTCAAGCAGTTCATCGACGAGGTGCCGGCATCCTGGGAAGCGCGGCCTGTGGGGTTCGTCAGCTATGGCGGGGTGTCCGGCGGGCTGCGTGCGGTGGAGCAACTGCGTCAGGTGCTGGCCGAACTTCATGCCATGACGGTGCGCAGCTCGGTGAGCTTCACCAATGCCTGGGAACAGTTCGACGATCAGGGGCGGTTGAGCGAGCCACGACGTGCCAACTCGGCGATGGCGCATACGCTGGTGCAACTGAACTGGTGGGCACAGACGCTGCGTGCCGGCCGCGAGCGGGTGCCTTACGAGCGGATCAGGGGGTAG
- a CDS encoding sigma-54-dependent transcriptional regulator, producing the protein MRIHVSFIDRVGITQEVLALLGGRNLNLDAVEMVPPNVYIDAPTLSAEVLEELRGALLQVHGVQSVEVVDILPGQRRRLQLDALLAAMPDPVLAVDDRATVLLANPALIDICERPPEGLSIAALFSDDALQRSLLAAGFHQPLREVNFAGQPLLLDAQPITEDGRLTGGLLTLYAPSRMGQRLAALHHDHAEGFDSLLGESAPIRALKARALRVASLDAPLLIHGETGTGKELVARACHTVSVRRTAPFLALNCAALPENLAESELFGYAPGAFTGAQRGGKPGLLELANQGTVFLDEIGEMSPYLQAKLLRFLSDGSFRRVGGDREVKVDVRILSATHRDLEKMVAEGSFREDLFYRLNVLNLEVPPLRERGQDILLLAQHFMAQACAQIQRLPCRLAPTTFPALLAGRWPGNVRQLQNVIFRAAAICDSNWVEMDDLDIAGTEVAPRVEGEVASLEQAMDEYEKALLEKLYDSHPSSRQLAARLGTSHTAIAKRLRKYGIPGKQ; encoded by the coding sequence ATGCGCATCCACGTCAGCTTCATCGACCGCGTCGGCATCACCCAGGAAGTCCTGGCGCTGCTTGGCGGACGTAATCTGAACCTCGATGCGGTGGAGATGGTACCGCCAAACGTCTATATCGACGCGCCGACCCTGAGCGCCGAGGTACTCGAAGAGCTGCGCGGCGCGCTGCTGCAGGTGCACGGTGTGCAGAGCGTCGAGGTGGTGGACATTCTGCCCGGCCAGCGCCGCCGCCTGCAGCTCGATGCGCTGCTCGCGGCCATGCCCGATCCAGTGCTGGCGGTGGATGATCGCGCCACCGTGCTGCTGGCCAACCCCGCATTGATCGACATCTGCGAGCGCCCGCCCGAGGGGCTGAGCATCGCCGCGCTATTCTCCGACGACGCGCTGCAACGCTCGCTGCTCGCCGCCGGTTTCCATCAGCCGCTACGCGAAGTGAACTTCGCCGGCCAGCCACTGCTGCTCGACGCCCAGCCGATCACCGAAGACGGGCGCCTGACCGGCGGCCTGCTCACCCTCTACGCCCCGAGCCGCATGGGCCAGCGCCTGGCCGCGTTGCATCATGATCACGCCGAGGGCTTCGACTCGCTGCTCGGCGAGTCCGCTCCGATTCGTGCCCTCAAGGCCCGCGCCCTGCGCGTGGCATCGCTCGATGCGCCGTTGCTGATTCATGGCGAAACCGGTACCGGCAAGGAGCTGGTGGCACGCGCCTGTCATACCGTCAGCGTGCGTCGCACCGCCCCCTTCCTCGCCCTGAACTGCGCGGCCCTGCCGGAGAACCTGGCCGAGAGCGAGCTGTTCGGCTACGCCCCCGGCGCCTTTACCGGCGCCCAGCGCGGCGGCAAGCCGGGGCTGCTGGAGTTGGCCAACCAGGGCACGGTGTTTCTCGACGAGATCGGCGAGATGTCGCCCTACCTACAGGCCAAGCTGCTGCGTTTTCTCAGCGATGGCAGCTTCCGCCGCGTCGGTGGCGACCGCGAGGTGAAGGTGGATGTGCGCATCCTCAGCGCCACTCACCGCGACCTGGAAAAGATGGTGGCCGAAGGCAGCTTCCGCGAGGATCTGTTCTACCGCCTCAACGTGCTCAATCTGGAAGTACCGCCGCTGCGCGAGCGCGGCCAGGACATCCTGCTGCTGGCCCAGCACTTCATGGCCCAGGCCTGTGCGCAGATCCAGCGCCTGCCCTGCCGCCTAGCGCCGACCACCTTTCCAGCCCTGTTGGCCGGTCGCTGGCCAGGCAACGTGCGCCAGTTGCAGAACGTGATCTTCCGCGCAGCTGCCATCTGCGACAGCAACTGGGTGGAGATGGACGACCTGGATATCGCCGGCACCGAAGTGGCGCCAAGGGTGGAAGGGGAAGTCGCCAGCCTGGAACAGGCCATGGACGAATACGAGAAGGCGCTGCTGGAAAAGCTCTACGACAGCCACCCTTCCAGCCGCCAACTGGCCGCGCGCCTGGGCACCTCGCACACCGCCATCGCCAAACGCCTGCGCAAATACGGGATACCAGGCAAGCAGTAA
- the gcvH gene encoding glycine cleavage system protein GcvH translates to MSELRFTADHEWLRLDNDGLVTVGITHYAQDALGDVVYVQLPEAKSYTQGEEVAVLESVKAASNIVMPLDGEIVEVNADLEGSPELVNESPLDKAWFFRMRLADNAVLADLLDKAGYDRLLNANADA, encoded by the coding sequence ATGAGCGAGTTGCGTTTCACCGCCGATCACGAATGGCTGCGTCTGGACAACGATGGTCTGGTTACCGTCGGCATCACCCATTACGCCCAGGACGCGCTCGGCGATGTGGTTTATGTGCAACTGCCGGAAGCCAAGTCCTACACCCAGGGCGAGGAAGTGGCCGTACTGGAGTCGGTCAAGGCCGCCAGCAATATCGTCATGCCGCTGGACGGCGAGATCGTCGAGGTCAACGCTGACTTGGAAGGCAGCCCGGAGCTGGTCAACGAATCGCCGCTGGACAAGGCCTGGTTCTTCCGCATGCGCCTGGCCGACAACGCCGTGCTGGCCGACCTGCTGGACAAGGCCGGCTATGATCGTCTGTTGAACGCCAACGCCGACGCCTGA
- the gcvP gene encoding aminomethyl-transferring glycine dehydrogenase: MTKLDTQNEFIARHIGPRDADTAAMLQLLGYDSVDALTNAVIPESIKGTSILGEQPGLSEADALAKIKAIAAKNQQFKNYIGQGYYGTHTPSPILRNLLENPAWYTAYTPYQPEISQGRLEALLNFQTLISDLTGMQIANASLLDEATAAAEAMTFCKRLSKNKVANTFFVSQHCHPQTLDVLRTRAEPLGIDIEVGDEAAITDASAYFGALLQYPASNGDIFDYRALVERFHAANALVAVAADLLALTLLTPPGEFGADVALGSAQRFGVPLGFGGPHAAYFATRDAFKRDMPGRLVGMSVDRFGKPALRLAMQTREQHIRREKATSNICTAQVLLANIASMYAVYHGPKGLTAIAERVHSFTAILALGLTKLGHSVEQQHFFDTLSIKTGAKTAELHAKARTAGINLREIDAERLGLSLDETTDQAAVEALLNLFAGDQAAPAVSELAAQIASRLPEGLLRQSAILQHEVFNRYHSETELMRYLRKLADKDLALDRSMIPLGSCTMKLNAASEMIPVTWPEFGNLHPFAPLEQAAGYTQLTTELEAMLCAATGYDAVSLQPNAGSQGEYAGLLAIRAYHLSRGDDQRDICLIPQSAHGTNPATASMAGMRVVVTACDARGNVDIADLKAKAEEHKDRLAAIMITYPSTHGVFEEGIREICQIIHDNGGQVYIDGANMNAMVGLCAPGQFGGDVSHLNLHKTFCIPHGGGGPGVGPIGVKSHLAPFLPGHAHMARKEGAVSAAPFGSASILPITWMYITMMGGNGLKRASQMAILNANYIARRLEEHYPVLYSGEGGLVAHECILDIRPLKDSSGISVDDVAKRLIDFGFHAPTMSFPVAGTLMIEPTESESKEELDRFCDAMIAIREEIRAVEQGRLDKDDNPLKNAPHTALELVGEWNHAYSREQAVYPLATLIEAKYWPPVGRVDNVYGDRNLVCACPSIEAYQDA; this comes from the coding sequence ATGACCAAGCTCGATACCCAGAACGAATTCATCGCCCGCCACATCGGCCCGCGCGATGCCGACACCGCAGCCATGCTGCAACTGCTCGGCTATGACTCGGTCGACGCGCTGACCAATGCGGTGATCCCCGAGAGCATCAAGGGCACCAGCATCCTCGGCGAGCAACCGGGCCTGTCGGAAGCCGACGCCCTGGCCAAGATCAAGGCCATCGCCGCCAAGAACCAGCAGTTCAAGAACTACATCGGCCAGGGTTACTACGGCACCCACACGCCGAGCCCGATCCTGCGCAACCTGCTGGAAAACCCGGCCTGGTACACCGCCTACACCCCGTACCAGCCGGAGATTTCCCAGGGCCGCCTGGAAGCGCTGCTGAACTTCCAGACCCTGATCAGCGACCTCACCGGCATGCAGATCGCCAACGCATCCTTGCTGGATGAAGCCACCGCTGCTGCCGAGGCCATGACCTTCTGCAAGCGTCTGTCGAAGAACAAGGTTGCCAACACCTTTTTCGTTTCCCAGCACTGCCACCCGCAGACCCTCGACGTGCTGCGCACCCGTGCCGAGCCGCTGGGCATCGACATCGAAGTCGGTGACGAAGCCGCCATCACCGACGCCAGCGCCTACTTCGGTGCGCTGCTGCAGTACCCGGCGAGCAACGGCGACATCTTCGACTACCGCGCCCTGGTCGAGCGCTTCCACGCCGCCAATGCCCTGGTCGCCGTAGCCGCCGACCTGCTGGCCCTGACCCTGCTCACCCCACCGGGCGAGTTCGGTGCCGACGTGGCCCTGGGCAGCGCCCAGCGCTTCGGTGTACCGCTGGGCTTCGGTGGCCCGCACGCTGCCTACTTCGCCACCCGCGACGCGTTCAAGCGCGACATGCCGGGCCGCCTGGTCGGCATGTCGGTGGACCGCTTCGGCAAGCCGGCCCTGCGCCTGGCCATGCAGACCCGCGAGCAGCACATCCGCCGCGAGAAGGCCACCAGTAACATCTGTACCGCCCAGGTGCTGCTGGCCAACATCGCCAGCATGTACGCCGTGTACCACGGCCCGAAAGGCCTGACCGCCATCGCCGAGCGCGTGCACAGCTTCACCGCCATCCTCGCCCTGGGCCTGACCAAGCTGGGCCACAGCGTCGAACAGCAGCACTTCTTCGACACCCTGAGCATCAAGACCGGCGCCAAGACCGCCGAGCTGCATGCCAAGGCCCGTACCGCCGGCATCAACCTGCGCGAGATCGACGCCGAGCGGCTGGGTCTGTCGCTGGACGAAACCACCGACCAGGCTGCCGTCGAGGCGCTGCTGAACCTGTTCGCCGGTGACCAGGCCGCCCCTGCCGTCAGCGAATTGGCCGCGCAGATCGCCAGCCGCCTGCCTGAGGGGCTGCTGCGCCAATCGGCGATCCTGCAGCACGAAGTGTTCAACCGCTACCACAGCGAAACCGAGCTGATGCGCTACCTGCGCAAGCTGGCCGACAAGGACCTGGCCCTGGATCGCAGCATGATCCCGCTGGGCTCCTGCACCATGAAGCTCAACGCCGCCAGCGAGATGATCCCGGTCACCTGGCCGGAATTCGGCAACCTGCACCCGTTCGCTCCGCTCGAGCAGGCTGCCGGTTACACCCAGCTGACCACTGAGCTGGAAGCCATGCTCTGCGCCGCCACCGGCTACGACGCCGTGTCGCTGCAGCCCAACGCCGGTTCCCAGGGCGAGTACGCCGGCCTGCTGGCCATCCGCGCCTATCACCTGAGCCGTGGCGACGATCAGCGCGACATCTGCCTGATCCCGCAATCGGCCCACGGTACCAACCCGGCGACCGCCTCCATGGCCGGTATGCGCGTGGTGGTCACCGCCTGTGATGCACGCGGCAACGTGGACATCGCTGATCTGAAGGCCAAGGCCGAAGAGCACAAGGATCGCCTGGCCGCGATCATGATCACCTACCCGTCCACCCACGGTGTGTTCGAGGAAGGCATCCGCGAGATCTGCCAGATCATCCACGACAACGGCGGCCAGGTTTACATCGACGGCGCCAACATGAACGCCATGGTCGGTCTGTGCGCCCCGGGCCAGTTCGGCGGCGACGTCTCCCACCTGAACCTGCACAAGACCTTCTGCATCCCGCACGGTGGTGGCGGCCCGGGCGTCGGCCCGATTGGCGTCAAGTCGCACCTGGCGCCGTTCCTGCCGGGCCATGCGCATATGGCACGTAAGGAAGGTGCAGTCAGCGCCGCGCCGTTCGGCAGCGCCAGCATCCTGCCGATCACCTGGATGTACATCACCATGATGGGCGGCAACGGCCTCAAGCGTGCCTCGCAGATGGCGATTCTGAACGCCAACTACATCGCCCGTCGCCTGGAAGAGCACTACCCGGTGCTGTACTCCGGTGAAGGCGGCTTGGTGGCGCACGAGTGCATCCTCGACATCCGTCCGCTCAAGGACAGCAGCGGCATCAGCGTCGACGACGTGGCCAAGCGCCTGATCGACTTCGGCTTCCATGCCCCGACCATGTCCTTCCCGGTGGCCGGCACGCTGATGATCGAGCCGACCGAGAGCGAGTCCAAGGAAGAGCTGGATCGCTTCTGCGACGCCATGATCGCCATCCGCGAGGAAATCCGCGCGGTCGAGCAAGGCCGTCTGGATAAAGACGACAACCCGCTGAAGAACGCCCCGCACACCGCCCTGGAGCTGGTTGGCGAGTGGAACCACGCCTACAGCCGCGAGCAGGCCGTGTACCCGCTGGCGACCCTGATCGAGGCCAAGTACTGGCCGCCGGTCGGCCGCGTGGACAACGTCTACGGCGACCGCAACCTGGTCTGCGCCTGCCCGTCCATCGAGGCGTATCAGGACGCGTAA
- the glyA gene encoding serine hydroxymethyltransferase has translation MFSKHDQLQGYDDALLAAIQAEEQRQEDHIELIASENYCSQRVMQAQGSGLTNKYAEGYPGKRYYGGCEHVDKVEALAIERAKQLFGADYANVQPHSGSSANSSVYLALLNAGDTILGMSLAHGGHLTHGAKVSSSGKLYNAVQYGIDENGLIDYDEVERLAVEHKPKMIVAGFSAYSRVLDFPRFRAIADKVGALLFVDMAHVAGLVAAGLYPNPVPFADVVTTTTHKTLRGPRGGLILARKNEEIEKKLNSAVFPGAQGGPLMHVIAAKAVCFKEALEPGFKTYQQQVIDNARAMAAVFVERGYDVVSGGTDNHLMLISLVKQGLTGKAADAALGDAHITVNKNAVPNDPQSPFVTSGIRIGTPAVTTRGFKEGECRTLAGWICDILDDLENPAVIERVRGQVADLCATYPVYAD, from the coding sequence ATGTTCAGCAAGCACGACCAACTGCAAGGCTATGACGACGCCCTGCTCGCGGCGATCCAGGCCGAAGAACAGCGCCAGGAAGACCATATCGAGCTGATCGCCTCGGAGAACTACTGCAGCCAGCGCGTCATGCAGGCGCAAGGCAGCGGCCTGACCAACAAGTACGCCGAAGGCTATCCGGGCAAGCGCTACTACGGCGGTTGCGAGCATGTGGACAAGGTCGAGGCACTGGCCATCGAACGCGCCAAGCAGCTGTTCGGCGCCGACTACGCCAACGTCCAGCCGCACTCCGGCTCTTCGGCCAACAGCTCCGTGTACCTCGCACTGCTGAACGCGGGCGACACCATCCTCGGCATGAGCCTGGCACACGGCGGCCACCTGACCCACGGCGCCAAGGTGTCGTCCTCGGGCAAGCTGTACAACGCCGTGCAATACGGCATCGACGAGAACGGCCTGATCGATTACGACGAAGTCGAGCGCCTGGCCGTCGAGCACAAGCCGAAGATGATCGTCGCCGGCTTCTCGGCCTACTCGCGCGTGCTGGACTTCCCGCGTTTCCGCGCCATCGCCGACAAGGTTGGCGCACTGCTGTTCGTCGACATGGCTCACGTTGCGGGCCTGGTCGCTGCCGGTCTGTACCCGAACCCGGTACCGTTCGCCGATGTGGTCACCACCACCACGCACAAGACCCTGCGCGGCCCGCGCGGCGGCCTGATCCTGGCGCGCAAGAACGAGGAGATCGAGAAGAAGCTCAACTCCGCCGTCTTCCCCGGCGCCCAGGGCGGCCCGCTGATGCACGTGATCGCGGCCAAGGCGGTGTGCTTCAAGGAAGCACTGGAGCCGGGCTTCAAGACCTACCAGCAGCAGGTGATCGACAATGCCCGCGCCATGGCCGCGGTGTTCGTCGAGCGCGGCTATGACGTGGTCTCCGGCGGTACCGACAACCACCTGATGCTGATCAGTCTGGTCAAGCAGGGCCTGACCGGCAAAGCGGCCGACGCGGCGCTGGGCGACGCTCACATCACCGTGAACAAGAACGCCGTGCCGAACGACCCCCAGTCGCCGTTCGTCACCTCCGGCATCCGCATCGGTACCCCGGCGGTGACCACTCGCGGCTTCAAGGAAGGCGAATGCCGCACCCTCGCCGGCTGGATCTGCGACATCCTCGACGACCTGGAAAACCCGGCCGTGATCGAGCGCGTGCGCGGCCAGGTCGCCGACCTGTGCGCCACCTACCCGGTCTACGCTGACTGA
- a CDS encoding OprD family porin has protein sequence MTARNIVPLALLGSTALALVMPTATHAAGFVDDAKVTLGLRNYYFNRNFLNQTQSGQGQAEAWTQSFILDARSGYTQGTVGFGLDVLGLYAVKLDGGRGTPGSQLLPVHDDGRQADDFGRTAVAAKAKFSKTELKVGEWFAVLPILRADDGRSLPQTFQGAQITSNEIDGLTLYGGQFWKNSQRNDASREEMAFNSGTGFGLVEGDDFNFAGGEYRFNGNNTMVGVWHARLENVYQQSYAQLTHSQPVGDWVLGANLGYVTGKEEGSAKAGNLDNKVYQGALSAKRGNNTFTVTYQRLSGDTKFMRIDGASGGLLVNDGFTNAFDAPEERSWQVRHDYNFAGMGIPGLTLMNRYTSGSNIHTGGRTDAEEWSRESELAYTIQEGSLKNLSIRWRNSDLRRDVGADLHENRLIINYPLSIL, from the coding sequence ATGACCGCACGCAACATCGTTCCACTGGCCCTGCTCGGCAGCACGGCTCTGGCCCTGGTTATGCCGACCGCCACGCACGCTGCCGGCTTCGTCGACGACGCCAAAGTCACCCTCGGCCTGCGCAACTACTACTTCAACCGTAACTTCCTCAACCAAACCCAAAGCGGTCAGGGTCAGGCCGAAGCCTGGACCCAGAGTTTCATTCTCGATGCCCGCTCTGGCTACACCCAGGGCACCGTCGGTTTTGGTCTCGATGTACTCGGCCTGTACGCGGTAAAACTCGACGGCGGCCGTGGCACGCCGGGCAGCCAGTTGCTGCCGGTGCATGACGATGGCCGCCAGGCCGATGACTTCGGTCGTACCGCCGTGGCCGCGAAAGCCAAGTTCTCCAAGACCGAGCTGAAGGTCGGCGAGTGGTTCGCCGTGCTGCCGATCCTGCGTGCTGACGACGGTCGCTCACTGCCGCAAACCTTCCAGGGCGCGCAGATCACTTCCAACGAAATCGACGGCCTGACCCTCTACGGCGGCCAGTTCTGGAAGAACAGCCAGCGTAATGATGCCAGCCGCGAAGAAATGGCTTTCAACTCGGGTACCGGCTTTGGTCTCGTAGAAGGTGACGACTTCAACTTCGCCGGCGGTGAGTACCGCTTCAACGGTAACAACACCATGGTCGGCGTCTGGCACGCTCGCCTGGAAAACGTTTACCAACAGAGCTACGCACAACTGACCCACAGCCAACCGGTCGGCGACTGGGTACTGGGCGCCAACCTCGGTTACGTGACGGGTAAAGAAGAAGGCTCGGCCAAGGCCGGCAACCTGGACAACAAGGTGTACCAGGGCGCGTTGTCCGCCAAGCGCGGCAACAACACCTTCACCGTGACCTACCAGAGGCTCAGCGGCGATACCAAGTTCATGCGTATCGACGGCGCAAGCGGCGGCTTGCTGGTCAACGATGGCTTTACCAATGCCTTCGACGCCCCGGAAGAGCGCTCCTGGCAGGTTCGCCATGACTACAACTTCGCCGGTATGGGCATTCCAGGTCTGACCCTGATGAACCGCTACACCAGTGGCTCCAACATCCACACTGGTGGCCGTACCGACGCTGAAGAGTGGTCTCGTGAATCCGAGCTGGCCTACACCATCCAGGAAGGCTCGCTGAAGAACCTGAGCATCCGCTGGCGCAACTCCGACCTACGCCGCGACGTAGGCGCTGATCTGCACGAGAACCGTCTGATCATCAACTATCCGCTGTCGATTCTGTAA
- the gcvT gene encoding glycine cleavage system aminomethyltransferase GcvT: MTTETLAKTPLHALHLELGARMVPFAGYDMPVQYPLGVMKEHLHTRDAAGLFDVSHMGQILLRGEHAARALETLVPVDIIDLPVGMQRYAMFTDAQGGILDDLMVANLGDDTLYVVVNAACKDQDLAHLKKHIGEQCQIECLFEERALLALQGPKAVDVLARLAPEVSKMTFMQVARVRLLGSECIVSRSGYTGEDGFEISVAADQAEALARSLLAEAGVEAIGLGARDSLRLEAGLCLYGHDMSSATTPIEASLLWAISKVRRADGERAGNFPGAERVFEQQQKGVARKRVGLLPQERVPVREGAEIVDADGTVIGQVSSGGFGPTLGAPVAMGYVNASHTAIDSDVWAVVRGKRVPMKVAKTPFVPQRYYRG, from the coding sequence ATGACCACTGAAACTCTCGCCAAGACTCCACTGCACGCCCTGCACCTCGAACTCGGCGCGCGCATGGTGCCTTTCGCCGGCTATGACATGCCCGTGCAGTACCCGCTGGGCGTGATGAAGGAGCACCTGCACACCCGCGACGCCGCCGGCCTGTTCGACGTCTCGCACATGGGCCAGATCCTGCTGCGTGGCGAGCACGCCGCGCGCGCTCTGGAAACCCTGGTGCCGGTGGACATCATCGACCTGCCGGTGGGCATGCAGCGCTACGCCATGTTCACCGATGCCCAGGGCGGCATCCTCGACGATCTGATGGTCGCCAACCTGGGCGACGACACCCTGTACGTGGTGGTCAACGCCGCCTGCAAGGATCAGGATCTGGCGCACCTGAAGAAGCACATCGGCGAGCAGTGCCAGATCGAGTGCCTGTTCGAAGAGCGCGCCCTGCTCGCCCTGCAAGGCCCGAAAGCGGTCGACGTGCTGGCCCGCCTGGCCCCTGAAGTGAGCAAGATGACCTTCATGCAGGTCGCCCGCGTGCGCCTGCTGGGCAGCGAGTGCATCGTCAGCCGCAGCGGCTACACCGGCGAAGACGGTTTCGAGATTTCCGTCGCCGCCGATCAAGCCGAAGCCCTGGCGCGCAGCCTGCTGGCCGAGGCCGGAGTCGAGGCTATCGGCCTGGGCGCCCGTGACTCGCTGCGCCTGGAAGCCGGCCTGTGCCTGTACGGCCATGACATGAGCAGCGCCACCACGCCGATCGAAGCCAGCCTGCTGTGGGCGATTTCCAAGGTGCGCCGCGCTGACGGCGAGCGTGCCGGCAACTTCCCGGGCGCCGAGCGCGTATTCGAGCAACAGCAGAAAGGTGTAGCGCGCAAACGTGTCGGCCTGCTGCCGCAGGAACGCGTGCCGGTGCGCGAAGGTGCGGAAATCGTCGATGCCGACGGCACCGTGATCGGTCAGGTAAGCAGCGGCGGCTTCGGTCCGACTCTCGGTGCACCGGTCGCGATGGGCTACGTCAATGCCAGCCACACCGCCATCGACAGCGACGTCTGGGCCGTGGTGCGCGGCAAGCGCGTGCCGATGAAAGTGGCCAAGACCCCATTCGTGCCGCAGCGCTACTACCGCGGCTGA
- the sodC gene encoding superoxide dismutase family protein: MKSLIPLAFALLGTTSLQASETVTVTLEQATEKGTGASVGTVTISQSPYGLVFTPDLQGLEPGVHGFHVHTEANCNAAQVDGKMTPAGAAGGHWDPQNAGRHGFPWEDDAHLGDLPALLVTEDGNASQPVLAPRLKRLEDLHNRSLMIHAGGDNHADHPQPLGGGGARVACGVIKVPTSTTPI, from the coding sequence ATGAAATCCCTGATTCCACTAGCATTCGCACTACTTGGTACCACCAGCCTGCAGGCCAGCGAGACCGTTACGGTGACGCTCGAGCAGGCCACCGAGAAAGGCACTGGTGCATCTGTCGGCACCGTGACCATTAGCCAGTCACCTTACGGGCTGGTGTTTACCCCTGATCTGCAGGGGCTGGAGCCTGGCGTCCACGGTTTCCACGTGCACACCGAGGCCAACTGCAATGCCGCGCAGGTGGATGGCAAGATGACGCCCGCTGGTGCCGCAGGTGGCCACTGGGACCCGCAGAACGCCGGCCGCCACGGTTTCCCCTGGGAAGACGATGCCCATCTCGGCGACCTGCCGGCTTTGCTCGTCACCGAGGATGGCAACGCCAGCCAGCCGGTGCTGGCGCCGCGACTCAAGCGTCTGGAGGACCTGCATAACCGCTCGCTGATGATTCATGCCGGTGGCGACAATCATGCCGATCATCCGCAACCTCTGGGCGGCGGCGGTGCGCGCGTGGCCTGCGGGGTGATCAAGGTGCCGACCAGCACCACGCCGATTTGA
- the soxR gene encoding redox-sensitive transcriptional activator SoxR, with protein MSASHERLERPLTVGQVAERSGVNVSTLHFYEAKGLIHSHRNAGNQRRYPRQILRRVALIKVAQRLGIPLADIGAILATLPQDHTPTAADWQRFSQHWKQELDARIERLTRLRDQLTGCIGCGCLSMADCPLRNPEDRLGSQGSGPRLLEGD; from the coding sequence ATGTCTGCATCACACGAACGCCTGGAACGGCCACTCACCGTCGGTCAGGTCGCCGAGCGCAGCGGGGTGAATGTTTCCACTCTGCATTTCTACGAGGCCAAGGGGCTGATTCACAGCCATCGCAACGCTGGTAACCAGCGTCGTTATCCACGGCAGATATTGCGCCGGGTTGCCTTGATCAAGGTGGCGCAGCGCCTGGGCATTCCGCTGGCGGATATCGGCGCGATCCTCGCCACGCTACCGCAGGATCACACGCCCACCGCAGCCGATTGGCAGCGCTTTTCGCAGCATTGGAAACAGGAACTGGACGCCCGTATCGAGCGTTTGACCAGGTTGCGTGATCAACTTACCGGCTGCATCGGTTGCGGCTGCCTATCAATGGCCGACTGTCCGCTACGCAACCCCGAGGATCGCCTGGGCAGCCAGGGAAGTGGTCCGCGTCTGCTTGAAGGCGATTAA